Proteins found in one Haloferax litoreum genomic segment:
- a CDS encoding cation:proton antiporter gives MAVESGGLLTFLAGLTLVLAAAHTLGTVADRLGFAPVVGELLTGLVLGPSVLGFVAPNVTAIVVPVPDQLAALASLGLILLLVMAGTEVDVQTVRRYIQPTIALATGASVVPFLLGFVLGWSLPGRYLVTPEQRLPFALFLATALSISAVPVAVRVLVDLDAMDRTVGQLTLTVAVVIDAAGWVALTVVSDIARAGQTNPLAVGRTLGVLAVFVIVVAVLGPRIVETLFGITSYVRSPALTGFSIVVVVGLGTAAASLALGLEAVLGAFLAGVLVKNPLDNETERVFQMVTLGLFAPIFFATAGLRVDLSGLFTLDTLLVFGITLAVAVLGKALGVVLGATLTDLTREETICLAIGLNARGAMELVVAALGLSIGVLTPTVYAVIVLVAIVTSVITPPLLRRALSHLPDDEVSGTA, from the coding sequence ATGGCCGTCGAGTCGGGTGGGTTACTCACGTTTCTCGCCGGACTGACCCTCGTCTTGGCCGCTGCGCATACGCTTGGGACGGTCGCCGACAGACTGGGGTTCGCACCGGTTGTCGGTGAACTCCTCACCGGATTGGTTTTGGGTCCGTCGGTACTCGGGTTCGTCGCCCCGAACGTCACGGCTATCGTCGTCCCGGTCCCCGACCAGTTGGCAGCCCTCGCGTCGCTCGGACTCATCCTCCTTCTCGTCATGGCTGGAACTGAAGTCGACGTTCAGACGGTCCGTCGCTACATCCAACCGACGATAGCCCTCGCTACCGGGGCCTCGGTCGTGCCGTTTCTTTTGGGGTTCGTCCTGGGATGGTCGCTCCCGGGACGATACCTCGTCACGCCCGAACAGCGACTCCCATTTGCGCTGTTCCTTGCGACAGCCCTGAGCATCTCGGCGGTTCCAGTCGCCGTTCGTGTGCTGGTCGACCTCGACGCGATGGACCGAACGGTGGGACAACTCACTCTCACTGTCGCCGTCGTCATCGATGCGGCGGGGTGGGTCGCGCTCACAGTCGTGTCCGACATCGCAAGAGCGGGCCAGACGAATCCGTTAGCGGTCGGTCGAACGCTCGGTGTCCTCGCCGTGTTCGTTATCGTCGTCGCCGTGCTCGGCCCGCGAATCGTCGAGACACTCTTCGGTATCACCTCCTACGTTCGGTCGCCCGCGTTAACCGGATTTTCAATCGTCGTCGTCGTCGGGCTTGGGACGGCGGCTGCCTCGCTCGCACTCGGACTGGAGGCTGTTCTCGGCGCGTTCCTGGCAGGTGTCTTGGTCAAGAACCCACTCGATAACGAGACAGAACGGGTGTTTCAGATGGTGACCCTCGGGCTGTTCGCGCCCATCTTTTTTGCGACGGCCGGATTACGGGTCGATCTGAGTGGACTGTTCACGCTGGATACGCTGTTGGTGTTCGGGATTACACTCGCCGTTGCCGTGCTTGGGAAGGCACTCGGAGTGGTGCTCGGCGCGACGTTGACGGACCTCACACGAGAAGAGACCATCTGCCTCGCCATCGGTCTCAACGCTCGCGGGGCGATGGAACTCGTCGTGGCGGCGTTGGGGTTGTCCATAGGGGTTCTCACGCCCACGGTCTATGCCGTCATCGTGCTCGTCGCCATCGTCACCTCTGTAATAACGCCGCCACTGCTCCGTCGTGCCCTCTCACACCTTCCGGACGATGAGGTATCCGGGACGGCGTGA
- a CDS encoding NAD(P)/FAD-dependent oxidoreductase, whose protein sequence is MTQDADSFVEHRKLIIAGSGISGLSAAIYAARSNNEPLVFEGDEPGGQLTLTTEVENYPGFPEGISGPELINNMKQQAERFGTEIRHGIIESVDASERPFTVTLKNGDVYTADAIISASGASARTLGIPGEENLMGYGLSTCATCDGAFFRDEKIMVIGGGDAAVEEANFLTKFASKVYLVHRREEFRAEDYWVDRLMEKVDDDEIELMLNTEATELHGSPEEGVDHVTLVRHPEGHPTAKLDDPETEEFDFDVGAVFYAIGHTPNADYLEGTAVQRDDDGYIVAKGGSGANQTATDEPGIFAAGDVVDYHYQQAATAGGMGVKAALDADDYLEELEREEKKEAATPAE, encoded by the coding sequence ATGACGCAAGACGCCGATTCCTTCGTCGAACACAGGAAACTCATCATCGCCGGTTCGGGTATCTCTGGGCTCTCTGCGGCTATCTACGCGGCCCGGTCCAACAACGAACCACTCGTCTTCGAGGGCGACGAACCGGGCGGCCAACTCACGCTCACGACAGAAGTCGAGAACTATCCGGGCTTCCCCGAGGGTATCTCCGGTCCCGAACTCATCAACAACATGAAGCAGCAGGCCGAACGCTTCGGGACCGAGATTCGCCACGGCATCATCGAATCCGTCGACGCGTCTGAGCGCCCGTTCACGGTCACCCTGAAGAACGGCGACGTGTACACCGCAGACGCCATCATCTCCGCCTCCGGTGCCTCCGCCCGGACGCTCGGCATCCCCGGCGAGGAGAACCTCATGGGCTACGGTCTCTCGACGTGTGCGACCTGTGACGGCGCGTTCTTCCGCGACGAGAAGATTATGGTCATCGGTGGCGGTGACGCCGCCGTCGAGGAGGCCAACTTCCTGACCAAGTTCGCCTCGAAAGTGTACCTCGTCCACCGCCGCGAGGAGTTCCGCGCCGAGGACTACTGGGTCGACCGCCTGATGGAGAAAGTCGACGACGACGAAATCGAACTCATGCTCAACACCGAAGCGACCGAACTCCACGGGTCGCCTGAAGAGGGCGTCGACCACGTCACGCTGGTCCGCCACCCCGAGGGTCACCCGACTGCCAAACTCGACGACCCTGAGACCGAAGAGTTCGACTTCGACGTCGGCGCGGTGTTCTACGCCATCGGCCACACGCCGAACGCTGACTACCTCGAAGGGACGGCCGTCCAGCGAGACGACGACGGCTACATCGTCGCGAAGGGCGGCTCCGGCGCCAACCAGACGGCGACTGACGAACCCGGCATCTTCGCCGCGGGCGACGTCGTCGACTACCACTACCAGCAGGCCGCCACCGCCGGCGGAATGGGCGTGAAGGCAGCACTCGACGCCGACGACTACCTCGAAGAACTCGAACGCGAAGAGAAGAAGGAAGCGGCGACGCCGGCAGAGTAA
- a CDS encoding halocyanin domain-containing protein produces MTQRFSRRSFLHATAATSGIALLAGCSGSSGGDGGSDGDSEATDSPAPDREMPAFDGWFERTGNYDGVHDMTGEDEVTISVGAEGNGGGFAFGPAAVKVSTGTTVVWEWTGNGGTHNVLHREGEFESELTASEGFTFEHTFDATGEYRYVCVPHETLGMVGIVLVE; encoded by the coding sequence ATGACACAACGGTTCTCTCGACGGTCATTTCTGCACGCGACTGCGGCCACCTCTGGAATCGCGCTCCTCGCAGGGTGTAGCGGGTCGTCCGGTGGTGATGGTGGAAGCGACGGGGACAGCGAAGCGACCGACTCCCCAGCACCGGACCGAGAGATGCCGGCGTTCGACGGGTGGTTCGAGCGAACTGGGAACTACGACGGCGTCCACGACATGACCGGAGAAGACGAGGTCACAATCTCGGTCGGTGCCGAGGGCAACGGCGGCGGGTTCGCGTTCGGCCCCGCCGCGGTGAAAGTCTCGACTGGGACGACAGTCGTCTGGGAGTGGACCGGTAACGGTGGAACGCACAACGTGCTGCATCGGGAAGGCGAGTTCGAGTCCGAACTCACCGCCTCGGAGGGTTTCACCTTCGAGCACACCTTCGACGCGACTGGCGAGTATCGCTACGTGTGCGTCCCGCACGAGACACTCGGGATGGTCGGTATCGTCCTCGTCGAGTAA
- a CDS encoding DUF7560 family zinc ribbon protein, producing MREFEVTCPECGQHYRVNEPMYETLQKTGCVMCKAPVHDGVAPA from the coding sequence ATGCGCGAATTCGAGGTGACGTGTCCCGAATGTGGGCAACACTATCGGGTCAACGAACCGATGTACGAGACGCTCCAGAAGACTGGGTGCGTCATGTGTAAAGCACCGGTCCACGACGGTGTGGCACCGGCGTAA
- a CDS encoding TIGR04347 family pseudo-SAM/SPASM protein: protein MISISKLLCGQTAEGDGLRYDDPDASIEQIREEKQKRPVVVWNTTRRCNLYCEHCYAGADLDPAQGELSTAEAKGLIDDLADYDVPVLLFSGGEPLVREDLVELVDYCTDQGVRAVLSTNGTLITEEKAQALKDAGLSYAGVSVDGLRERNDRFRGKDGAFDAAVRGIENSLSVGLKTGLRYTITEHNAADMEDVVDLLYDVGVDRFCFYHLDYGGRGGDIADADLDDDAQRRAVNRLFDMTREYHDEGEEIETLLVGNYADSAYVVEYADEELGSDHAKEIHDYLRVNGGDPTGERVADVDYRGDVHLTQFWQSYSLGNVRDRPFGEIWDDESNPLLARLREREEHLTGKCATCQYQDVCRGSSRLRAIAGSGDLFGPDPQCYLTPEERGETVEPAD, encoded by the coding sequence ATGATTTCCATCAGTAAGTTGTTGTGTGGGCAGACGGCCGAGGGTGACGGCCTTCGATACGACGACCCAGACGCCTCTATCGAGCAGATTCGCGAAGAGAAACAGAAGCGTCCGGTCGTCGTCTGGAACACGACTCGGCGCTGCAATCTCTACTGCGAACACTGTTATGCGGGTGCGGACCTCGACCCCGCACAGGGCGAACTCTCGACTGCTGAAGCGAAGGGACTCATCGACGACTTAGCCGACTACGACGTCCCCGTGCTCCTCTTTTCGGGTGGCGAACCGCTCGTCCGCGAGGACCTCGTCGAACTCGTCGATTACTGCACCGACCAGGGTGTCCGGGCAGTCCTCTCGACCAACGGGACCCTCATCACCGAAGAGAAGGCACAGGCGCTCAAAGACGCCGGCCTGTCGTACGCGGGTGTCTCCGTGGACGGCCTCCGCGAGCGAAACGACCGCTTCCGCGGGAAAGACGGGGCCTTCGACGCCGCGGTCCGAGGCATCGAAAACTCCCTCTCGGTCGGGTTGAAGACGGGACTCCGGTACACCATCACCGAACACAACGCCGCGGACATGGAGGACGTCGTGGACCTCCTGTACGACGTGGGCGTCGACCGCTTCTGCTTCTATCACCTCGACTACGGCGGACGCGGCGGCGACATCGCCGACGCCGACTTAGACGACGACGCCCAGCGACGGGCCGTCAATCGCCTCTTCGACATGACCCGCGAGTACCACGACGAGGGCGAAGAGATAGAGACGCTCCTCGTCGGCAACTACGCGGATTCCGCGTACGTCGTCGAGTACGCCGACGAAGAACTCGGCAGCGACCACGCCAAGGAGATTCACGACTACCTCCGCGTCAACGGCGGTGACCCGACTGGCGAACGCGTCGCCGACGTAGACTACCGTGGCGACGTTCACCTCACGCAGTTCTGGCAGAGTTACAGCCTCGGCAACGTCCGCGACAGGCCGTTCGGCGAGATTTGGGACGACGAGTCGAACCCGCTTCTCGCTCGCCTTCGAGAACGCGAAGAACACCTCACGGGCAAGTGTGCGACCTGCCAGTATCAGGACGTGTGTCGTGGGTCGTCACGGCTTCGTGCTATCGCTGGGTCTGGTGACCTGTTCGGGCCGGACCCGCAGTGTTACCTCACGCCCGAAGAACGCGGTGAGACGGTAGAACCTGCGGACTGA
- a CDS encoding Htur_1727 family rSAM-partnered candidate RiPP, producing the protein MPTDDDPRSKPRIDGSRQWEVFFRENDAEPMRHVGSVTAPSIDLATEQARTLFDFAASALWLCPADEVRRLGGNDLAAKGRDDSAGETDPEVTHG; encoded by the coding sequence ATGCCCACGGACGACGACCCGCGGAGCAAACCACGAATCGACGGAAGCCGCCAGTGGGAGGTATTCTTCCGTGAGAACGACGCCGAACCCATGCGCCACGTCGGGAGCGTGACCGCTCCGTCTATCGACCTCGCGACAGAACAGGCGCGGACACTGTTCGACTTCGCGGCGTCTGCGTTGTGGCTCTGTCCGGCGGACGAAGTCCGTCGACTCGGCGGGAACGACCTGGCTGCAAAGGGTCGTGACGATTCGGCCGGCGAGACCGACCCAGAGGTGACGCACGGATGA